A genomic window from Ignavibacteria bacterium includes:
- a CDS encoding peroxiredoxin → MALKVGDKAPDFTLPSFTPSAELAQISLGDYKGKNVVLLFFPQAFTGVCTTEMCTMSDNFNAYQGMNAEILGISVDGTFVQKAFAEKNGIKIPLLSDFNKEVIRKYDVVQAEFAHGQKETAQRAVYLIDKDGVIKYVEVTENPGVQVNFDALKNAAAGL, encoded by the coding sequence ATGGCATTAAAAGTCGGAGATAAAGCACCGGATTTCACATTACCATCATTTACACCATCTGCGGAGCTTGCACAGATATCACTTGGTGATTACAAAGGTAAAAATGTTGTATTGTTATTTTTTCCGCAGGCATTCACAGGCGTTTGCACAACAGAAATGTGTACAATGAGCGATAACTTCAACGCTTACCAGGGAATGAATGCTGAAATTCTTGGTATCAGTGTTGACGGAACATTTGTTCAGAAAGCATTTGCAGAAAAGAACGGAATTAAAATTCCGCTGCTCAGCGATTTCAACAAGGAAGTTATCAGGAAATATGATGTAGTACAGGCAGAATTCGCACACGGTCAGAAGGAAACAGCACAGAGAGCAGTTTACCTGATAGATAAAGACGGTGTTATAAAATATGTTGAAGTTACAGAAAACCCGGGTGTGCAGGTGAATTTTGACGCACTCAAAAACGCAGCTGCAGGGTTGTAA
- the bcp gene encoding thioredoxin-dependent thiol peroxidase, whose amino-acid sequence MLKVGDKAPEFSLIGDNGEKISLKDYKGKKVVLYFYPKDMTSGCTQEACDFRDSIKKFEKKNTVVIGVSPDDTKSHNKFKDKYGLPFTLLSDETKEMLNDYGVWQEKSMYGRKYMGVVRTTFIIDEKGKIEKIYDKVKVPGHIEEILKEI is encoded by the coding sequence ATGTTAAAAGTTGGAGATAAAGCACCGGAATTCAGCCTGATCGGTGATAACGGTGAGAAAATTTCCCTGAAGGATTACAAAGGTAAAAAAGTAGTGCTCTATTTTTATCCCAAAGATATGACAAGCGGCTGCACTCAGGAAGCATGTGATTTCAGGGATAGTATAAAAAAGTTTGAAAAAAAGAATACTGTTGTTATAGGCGTATCGCCTGATGATACAAAAAGCCATAACAAGTTCAAGGATAAATACGGGCTTCCGTTCACTTTGCTGAGCGATGAAACAAAAGAAATGCTGAATGATTACGGTGTTTGGCAGGAAAAAAGTATGTACGGCAGGAAGTATATGGGAGTTGTAAGGACTACATTCATTATTGATGAAAAGGGAAAAATTGAAAAAATATATGATAAGGTGAAAGTACCGGGTCATATAGAAGAAATTCTTAAAGAAATATAG
- a CDS encoding DUF853 family protein, with protein sequence MADTERKEKFIQSINEGYTFKGETITLGAAILDKEVLTGTHIKLPLKTMNRHGLIAGATGTGKTKTLQLITESLAAKSVPVVVMDIKGDLSGVAKPGISNPKIDERMQHIGLQWNPEGNTIEFLTISAEKGTRLRATTSEFGPVLFSRMLELNETQSSLVSVIFKYSDDKQLPLLDLADMKRLLQYIQEEGKAEFEASYGKVSSSSLGIILRKIVELEQQGANQFFGERSFEAEDLARCDSNGRGVISVIRLIDMQQKPKLFSTFLLSLLAEIYATFPEEGDLDQPKLVIFIDEAHLLFNEASDALLSQIESIIKLIRSKGVGIFFCTQNPNDIPNVVLSQLGMKVQHALRAFTAKDRKDIKLISENYPMSEYYDIDDLLTSMGIGEAAVTVLSEKGNPTPLAATLLCAPRSRMDILTPAEIDEIISGSKIAAKYNEVIDRESALEILNKKIEEHATEQQKEEAEKVEAKTKSGKTEKSTVEKVLTSTTAKQVGRTVAREVTRGLLGILGIGGTRTKKKSSWF encoded by the coding sequence ATGGCAGATACTGAAAGAAAAGAAAAATTTATCCAATCAATAAATGAGGGATATACCTTTAAAGGCGAAACTATTACCCTTGGCGCAGCTATACTTGATAAAGAAGTTTTAACAGGCACACATATTAAGCTGCCGCTGAAAACCATGAACAGGCATGGCCTTATAGCAGGGGCAACTGGTACAGGTAAAACTAAAACACTTCAGCTTATCACTGAATCACTTGCGGCAAAAAGTGTACCGGTTGTTGTAATGGATATTAAAGGTGACTTGAGCGGTGTTGCCAAACCGGGTATATCAAATCCTAAAATTGATGAGCGTATGCAGCACATCGGGCTTCAGTGGAATCCCGAAGGAAATACAATAGAATTTCTTACTATCTCAGCGGAAAAGGGTACAAGGCTAAGGGCAACAACTTCTGAATTCGGTCCGGTATTGTTTTCGAGGATGCTTGAGCTCAATGAAACACAGTCCAGCCTTGTTTCAGTTATTTTTAAATACAGCGATGATAAACAGCTCCCCCTGCTTGACCTGGCAGATATGAAGCGCTTGCTTCAGTATATACAGGAAGAAGGCAAAGCGGAATTTGAAGCTTCATATGGAAAAGTATCATCAAGCTCGCTGGGAATAATATTAAGAAAAATAGTTGAGCTTGAACAGCAGGGAGCGAACCAGTTCTTCGGAGAAAGGTCTTTTGAAGCTGAAGACCTTGCCCGGTGCGACAGCAACGGCAGGGGAGTAATTTCTGTTATCAGGCTTATCGATATGCAGCAAAAGCCAAAGCTCTTTTCAACTTTTTTATTAAGCCTGCTTGCAGAAATTTACGCAACTTTCCCGGAAGAAGGTGATTTAGACCAGCCAAAACTTGTAATTTTTATTGATGAAGCTCATTTACTTTTTAATGAAGCAAGTGATGCATTATTGAGCCAGATAGAAAGTATCATCAAACTAATTAGATCCAAAGGTGTCGGAATATTTTTCTGCACACAAAACCCGAATGATATACCTAATGTTGTGTTAAGCCAGTTAGGTATGAAAGTTCAGCACGCGCTTCGCGCATTTACCGCCAAAGATAGAAAAGATATCAAATTGATCTCTGAAAATTACCCGATGAGTGAATATTATGATATTGATGACCTGCTAACCAGTATGGGGATCGGTGAAGCAGCAGTAACAGTGCTTAGCGAAAAAGGGAATCCGACCCCGCTTGCAGCAACGCTGCTCTGCGCTCCGCGCTCAAGGATGGATATTTTAACTCCCGCCGAAATTGATGAAATAATTTCAGGTTCTAAAATAGCAGCTAAGTATAACGAGGTAATTGACAGGGAAAGCGCTCTGGAAATACTAAATAAAAAAATTGAAGAGCATGCCACTGAACAGCAGAAGGAAGAAGCGGAGAAAGTTGAAGCCAAGACTAAATCAGGTAAGACAGAAAAGAGTACAGTTGAAAAAGTATTGACCAGTACAACAGCAAAACAAGTTGGCAGGACAGTTGCGAGAGAGGTCACCCGGGGATTGCTGGGAATATTAGGAATTGGCGGTACAAGGACGAAGAAAAAATCAAGCTGGTTTTGA